The Paenarthrobacter aurescens region CCCGCTCTCCCAGTGCCCGACGCCGGCCGCTGCCGTCCGCGGAACATCTCCAGCATCCTGTCGGTCACCACAAAGCCGCCGACGAGGTTGGCCGTGGCAAGGACAACAGCCAACAGGGCCACCGCCAGCACCCAGGGATCGGAGGCCTGCCCTGCCACGATGATGGCTCCCACCAAGATGATGCCGTGGATTGCGTTGGCACCGGACATGAGCGGCGTGTGCAGGGTGCTCGAAACCTTGGAAACAACCTCAAAGCCCACGAACACAGCCAGGACAGTAATCGTTAGAAGGCTCATGCCGTCCATCAGCGCGCTCCTTCACTGCGGGGTTGTGCGGCGAGTGCTTCGGCAGTGGGCATGTGCCGAACATCGCCATGATGGGTGAGGCATGTGCCGGCAACAACTTCGTCCGAGAAGTCTGGGGAAACTGTGCCATCCCGTGTCATGAGGGCCAGCAGGTTGGCCACGTTTTTTGCGAACAAACGTGAGGCATCAGCGGGCATTGCCGATGCCGCGTCCTTGATTCCCACCAGTGTCACCGTGCCGTGGCCGTCTCCGGTGGGGATGGGAAGGTCCTGGCCGGGGATGCTTCCCTCCACGTTTCCGCCGGATTCCGCTGCAAGGTCCACCACTACGGAACCGGGCCGCATGCCCTGGACCATCTCCCGCGTTACCAGGAGCGGGGCACGTCTGCCAGGTACCGCTGCAGTGGTGATCAGGACGTCTGCCTGAGCTACGTGGGGTGCCAGAAGGGCCCTTTGCAGGGCACCCCGGTCCGCGCTGAGTTCCCTGGCATAGCCGCCGGAAGCCTCGGCCGTTTCCAGGTCCAGCTTGATGAATGTCCCTCCCATGGATGCCACTTCATCTGCCGATGCTGGCCGGATGTCGTTGGCTGACACGCGGGCGCCGAGCCTTTTGGCAGTTCCGATTGCCTGCAAACCAGCTACTCCGGCCCCGAGTATCAGCACGCGGGCGGGCGGGATGGTCCCCGCCGCCGTCATGTACAGCGGGAAGAAACGTGGGAGCCTCATGGCCGCC contains the following coding sequences:
- a CDS encoding Re/Si-specific NAD(P)(+) transhydrogenase subunit alpha — translated: MKAGIARERLDGERRVAATPDTVKQLAGLGLEVEVESGAGLASGHSDQDYAAAGATVVQSLDLGSLDVYCHVRPMEPSTAEALRRGSVTVGLGSPASELPTVQALASGGITSFALELVPRISRAQSMDALTSQALVAGYRCVLEAAMRLPRFFPLYMTAAGTIPPARVLILGAGVAGLQAIGTAKRLGARVSANDIRPASADEVASMGGTFIKLDLETAEASGGYARELSADRGALQRALLAPHVAQADVLITTAAVPGRRAPLLVTREMVQGMRPGSVVVDLAAESGGNVEGSIPGQDLPIPTGDGHGTVTLVGIKDAASAMPADASRLFAKNVANLLALMTRDGTVSPDFSDEVVAGTCLTHHGDVRHMPTAEALAAQPRSEGAR